A genomic region of Rhipicephalus sanguineus isolate Rsan-2018 chromosome 1, BIME_Rsan_1.4, whole genome shotgun sequence contains the following coding sequences:
- the LOC119382681 gene encoding transcription factor SOX-18-like: MAVCDVSSDPGIAGPSMKQEVQHYHQLWSGVPPPPKAFMPFAQEKRRSVAAEKLNEDNQRVSSRLGKLWRSFCAIDKGPYQRNEAEAAAAQRRRYPYYVFDQRGAHKRGEHGHRISPGMSLPGSVPDVQLKRSSSSALPRAPSRAEADRSCSIHPPLSPPPQRCNCRATSATLDRVSGADQWTPYPGLLATPWSQRRLARL, from the coding sequence ATGGCGGTGTGTGACGTGTCGTCTGATCCCGGCATTGCGGGCCCATCGATGAAGCAAGAAGTGCAGCACTACCACCAGCTGTGGTCAGGCGTCCCACCGCCTCCAAAGGCCTTCATGCCGTTTGCACAGGAGAAGAGGCGATCGGTGGCCGCCGAGAAGCTGAACGAAGACAACCAGCGTGTGAGCAGCCGACTGGGCAAGCTGTGGCGTTCCTTTTGCGCCATCGACAAGGGACCCTATCAGCGCAATGAAGCCGAAGCTGCTGCCGCGCAACGAAGGAGATACCCCTACTACGTCTTCGATCAGCGCGGGGCCCACAAGCGCGGGGAACATGGGCACCGGATAAGCCCGGGAATGAGTCTGCCTGGCTCTGTTCCTGATGTTCAATTGAAAAGGAGCAGCAGTTCAGCGCTTCCGCGAGCTCCTTCCAGGGCGGAGGCAGACCGGAGTTGCAGCATCCATCCGCCTTTGTCGCCACCACCGCAGAGGTGCAACTGCCGTGCAACCAGTGCTACACTTGATCGCGTTTCGGGCGCTGATCAATGGACGCCGTATCCTGGGCTGCTGGCGACGCCCTGGTCACAGCGACGGCTCGCACGGCTCTAG
- the LOC125757347 gene encoding sex-determining region Y protein-like, which translates to MAVPSRSRGVRHSHQLWSRIPPPTNAFTQFAQEKRRSVASEKLNEDNQRVSSRLGELWRSLSTVDRGPHQRNEADSAAVHRRRYSDYVFTQRGAHQRGEDERWVGPGMSLPGSVPDVQGKRSSSPALPRAPTRVAADRSCSIHTHLSPPPRGPNSMQPGLFFTSFRALRPVCPT; encoded by the exons ATGGCGGTTCCATCGAGGAGCCGAGGCGTGCGGCACAGCCACCAGCTTTGGTCACGGATTCCGCCGCCTACAAACGCCTTCACGCAGTTTGCACAGGAGAAGAGGCGATCAGTGGCCTCCGAGAAGCTGAACGAAGACAACCAGCGTGTGAGCAGCCGACTTGGCGAGCTGTGGCGTTCCCTCAGCACCGTCGACAGGGGACCCCACCAGCGCAATGAAGCCGATTCTGCTGCCGTCCACCGAAGGAGATACTCCGACTACGTATTCACTCAGCGCGGTGCCCACCAGCGCGGGGAAGATGAGCGCTGGGTAGGCCCGGGAATGAGCCTGCCTGGCTCTGTTCCTGATGTTCAAGGGAAAAGGAGCAGCAGCCCAGCGCTTCCGCGAGCTCCGACCAGGGTGGCGGCAGACCGCAGTTGCAGCATCCATACGCATCTGTCGCCACCACCAAGAGGTCCAAACTCCATGCAGCCAGGGCTATTCTTCACGTCGTTTCGGGCGCTG cggcccgtctgtccaacATAG